The proteins below are encoded in one region of Pontibacter deserti:
- a CDS encoding DUF349 domain-containing protein has product MTTENKDLDTTGAEVNKPENQNAADEQKQQPESPQSIIEKRLAEINAGKQAQHTESAEVPKEEQPEVMPNLTTPDEAAESEVRTEIMADAIADTSEPETTAAPVNTQASAEVESETASEQSQVAITEKPQGSTLVEHEYEEQEDDEDHTDYSQSSLEELRSLLANTLKRGDVRKNHKTINELQRHYDQRFQSEKTEALLRFKQEGGTEEDFEYHPTPEHQDLEKLLVAYRDARHQERQQTEEQRQRNLERKQELLSRLRELVESAETKSSSDELKKLQAEWKSIGPVPAGAAQQLWDSYHALLDIFYNNRSIFYELKELDRKRNLDAKIQLIERAEALENEQSINKALEELRHLHEEWKNIGPVPNDQRDPIWERFIQASEKVHTRRKAYQEDRKAHEMQNLEKKRALLERLQTYQGFNTDRINEWRDKTDEIQKLKEEWDAAGLVPKEYAEEINKNFWGNYKAFFQHKNQFFKGLDEQKMQNLRLKTELCEEAEVLKDSTDWNATKEKLIQLQKKWKTIGRVPDKYSDKIWQRFRSACNEFFDRKQVQEQSRTAEQEKLSSEKMALTDRISEKLSQPTAPASLEEYQQFLNQWRALDQSNQRSTPKVEEKFIALMENYLERVPSLSLEERNEMVVKLQVERLKSSPDAAQKLHHKEQNIRREITQLQNDIQTLRTNIEFFARSKNADKLREEYEGRIADAQHRIEQLNRQLKAFRG; this is encoded by the coding sequence ATGACTACAGAAAACAAGGATCTGGACACTACCGGAGCTGAGGTTAACAAACCTGAGAATCAAAATGCAGCTGATGAACAGAAGCAACAGCCTGAATCGCCGCAAAGTATCATCGAAAAACGCCTGGCTGAAATAAATGCCGGTAAACAGGCGCAGCATACCGAATCGGCTGAGGTTCCTAAAGAGGAGCAGCCGGAGGTAATGCCTAACCTCACAACTCCGGATGAAGCTGCTGAGTCAGAGGTACGCACAGAAATAATGGCAGATGCTATTGCAGATACTTCTGAACCAGAGACAACTGCCGCCCCTGTAAATACTCAGGCATCTGCTGAAGTTGAATCAGAGACTGCTTCAGAACAAAGTCAGGTTGCTATTACCGAAAAGCCCCAAGGATCCACACTTGTAGAACATGAATATGAGGAGCAGGAAGACGATGAAGATCATACTGATTACAGCCAGTCATCTTTAGAAGAATTACGGTCGTTGCTTGCCAATACACTGAAGAGAGGTGATGTTCGTAAAAATCATAAGACTATAAACGAACTGCAGCGCCACTACGACCAGCGCTTCCAGAGTGAGAAAACTGAAGCGCTGCTGCGTTTTAAGCAGGAGGGTGGAACTGAAGAAGATTTTGAATATCACCCAACACCCGAGCACCAGGACCTTGAGAAACTATTGGTTGCTTATCGAGACGCAAGACACCAGGAACGCCAGCAAACCGAAGAACAACGCCAGCGCAACTTGGAACGCAAACAGGAACTACTTTCACGCCTGCGTGAGTTGGTAGAATCGGCAGAAACTAAAAGCAGCAGCGATGAGCTTAAAAAGCTACAGGCTGAATGGAAAAGTATAGGACCAGTACCTGCAGGAGCCGCCCAACAACTATGGGATTCTTATCATGCGCTTCTCGATATATTCTACAACAACCGTAGCATCTTTTATGAGCTGAAAGAGCTCGATCGTAAGCGTAACCTGGACGCGAAAATACAGTTAATAGAACGCGCCGAGGCACTGGAGAACGAGCAGTCTATCAATAAAGCACTGGAAGAATTACGCCACCTACACGAAGAGTGGAAGAACATTGGGCCTGTTCCAAACGACCAGCGTGATCCGATCTGGGAGCGGTTTATACAAGCTTCGGAGAAAGTACATACCCGCCGCAAAGCTTACCAGGAAGATCGCAAAGCACATGAGATGCAGAACCTGGAGAAAAAACGTGCCTTACTGGAACGTTTACAAACTTACCAGGGCTTTAACACCGACCGCATAAATGAGTGGCGTGATAAAACAGATGAAATCCAGAAGTTAAAAGAAGAGTGGGATGCAGCCGGACTTGTGCCAAAAGAGTATGCCGAAGAGATAAATAAAAACTTCTGGGGCAACTATAAGGCTTTCTTTCAGCATAAGAATCAGTTCTTTAAAGGGCTGGATGAACAGAAAATGCAGAACCTACGACTGAAAACTGAACTATGCGAGGAAGCTGAAGTCCTGAAAGACAGCACTGACTGGAATGCTACCAAAGAAAAACTGATTCAGCTGCAAAAGAAATGGAAAACGATAGGTCGTGTTCCGGATAAGTATTCAGATAAAATCTGGCAGCGATTCAGAAGTGCCTGCAACGAATTCTTCGATCGCAAACAGGTACAGGAGCAGAGCCGCACAGCAGAGCAGGAAAAGCTTTCTTCTGAAAAAATGGCACTTACAGACCGAATATCAGAGAAGCTTTCACAGCCAACTGCACCTGCTTCTTTAGAAGAATATCAGCAGTTTTTAAACCAGTGGCGGGCTCTTGATCAGAGTAACCAACGCAGTACTCCGAAAGTGGAAGAGAAGTTTATCGCTTTGATGGAGAACTACCTGGAGCGTGTACCTAGCCTGAGCCTTGAGGAGCGTAATGAAATGGTGGTGAAACTACAGGTAGAACGTCTGAAGAGTAGCCCGGATGCAGCACAAAAACTACATCATAAGGAGCAGAACATCCGTCGTGAGATAACGCAACTGCAAAACGATATACAAACATTACGGACTAACATTGAATTCTTTGCTAGATCTAAAAATGCAGATAAATTGCGTGAAGAGTATGAAGGACGTATTGCAGACGCGCAGCACCGTATAGAACAACTAAATCGTCAGCTAAAGGCTTTCAGAGGCTAA
- a CDS encoding YqgE/AlgH family protein, which yields MMDEARLIKPQSGSILISEPFLGDPNFERSVILLCNHSEDEGTFGLVLNRLSNLKLSDVVDIYNDAFDVTLGIGGPVQYNTLHYIHRLSNLPQAVKLGEDLYWGGDFEMLRTMIGSGIVTSADIRFFLGYSGWTPGQLQEEIDKNVWIVNNNAVNKLFNLEADTLWRSILRQMGGKYKVLSNYPVDPRLN from the coding sequence ATGATGGATGAAGCAAGGTTGATAAAGCCTCAGAGTGGAAGTATACTTATATCAGAGCCTTTCCTCGGTGATCCGAACTTCGAGCGTTCTGTGATATTGCTTTGCAACCATAGCGAAGATGAAGGTACATTTGGCCTGGTGCTAAATCGTTTATCTAATCTAAAGCTATCTGATGTAGTTGATATATATAATGATGCATTTGATGTAACGTTGGGCATTGGTGGCCCGGTTCAGTATAACACCCTGCACTACATACACCGGCTTAGTAATTTGCCGCAAGCAGTTAAACTGGGCGAGGACCTATACTGGGGCGGCGATTTTGAAATGCTCCGCACCATGATAGGCTCAGGTATAGTTACATCTGCTGATATTCGCTTTTTTCTGGGTTATTCTGGCTGGACGCCAGGGCAATTACAAGAGGAAATTGATAAAAATGTTTGGATAGTAAATAACAATGCTGTGAATAAATTGTTTAATTTAGAGGCAGATACTCTTTGGCGAAGCATCCTGCGCCAAATGGGAGGCAAGTATAAGGTACTATCGAATTACCCGGTAGACCCTCGCCTGAACTAA
- the pdxH gene encoding pyridoxamine 5'-phosphate oxidase: MSLLPNIAAIRRNYSMQSLTEASVAKDPISQFKIWMEEAIAAETTEPTAMVLSTVNEVGRPSARVVLLKEINADGFVFFTNYKSRKGHDLQENPFAAITFFWAELERQVRVEGRIRKVDVAVSDAYFQSRPKGSQIGAWASPQSQIIENRDVLEKADTMFTQKFAAAETIPRPDHWGGYILTPDLVEFWQGRPNRLHDRIVYEMQDQNWHLKRLAP; the protein is encoded by the coding sequence ATGTCTTTGTTACCAAACATTGCTGCTATTCGCAGAAACTACTCCATGCAGTCGCTTACAGAGGCATCTGTTGCCAAAGATCCGATCAGCCAGTTTAAAATTTGGATGGAAGAAGCCATTGCTGCCGAAACAACCGAGCCTACTGCCATGGTGCTTTCTACGGTAAATGAGGTAGGTAGGCCATCTGCACGTGTAGTTTTACTGAAAGAAATTAATGCAGATGGCTTTGTATTCTTTACAAACTATAAAAGTCGTAAGGGGCATGATTTGCAGGAAAATCCGTTTGCAGCCATTACTTTTTTCTGGGCAGAACTGGAAAGACAAGTACGCGTAGAAGGCCGTATCCGGAAAGTTGATGTTGCCGTTTCAGATGCTTATTTCCAGAGCAGGCCAAAAGGAAGCCAGATAGGAGCCTGGGCATCGCCACAAAGCCAGATTATTGAGAATCGTGATGTGCTGGAAAAAGCAGATACTATGTTTACACAAAAATTTGCTGCAGCGGAAACTATACCAAGGCCGGACCATTGGGGTGGTTATATACTCACTCCTGATTTAGTTGAGTTTTGGCAGGGCCGGCCAAACCGTCTTCACGACAGAATTGTTTATGAGATGCAGGACCAGAACTGGCATTTAAAACGACTGGCACCTTAA
- a CDS encoding DUF1015 domain-containing protein codes for MAEILPLKAWRYNHSIDHRIEDLTSPLFDVVSAKQREALYQNAYNSIHLSVPRGDQPAEAAAELLQQWKEKGVLEQDPLPGIYVYYQYFKLSGSDKEYCRKGFICHIKAYDWNELVLLRHENTIPSAVNDRIDLLAKTELNSSATHGLYTDPEFILEKYMDESIKSPIYETEDYQGVRDVLAIIHDHDVIQLFMDVLSEKQVLLADGHHRYEGSLEYRKRMMAQNPAHTGYEAYNYHLMYLTNTEADDLRILPTHRVLEHIHMSDEEFLDRLSEYFIVTPKEDPFELNEVIVGKKWAFGLYLSGNAFKIRLKPEVHELINWNFPAEVKDLDLTVMHYFIFERILGVYREEQRNMQGLSYERNFTACISKVDSGAARLALITNDVSMEQVKRVCYSGAIMPQKSTFFYPKVICGFLFSSIKEDEFITAPAACL; via the coding sequence ATGGCAGAGATATTACCCTTAAAAGCCTGGCGCTACAATCACTCCATCGATCACAGAATTGAAGATCTGACATCTCCCCTATTCGATGTTGTATCTGCAAAGCAACGGGAAGCACTTTACCAGAATGCTTATAATAGTATTCATTTATCAGTGCCTCGCGGCGATCAGCCTGCCGAAGCAGCAGCCGAACTGCTACAGCAATGGAAGGAAAAAGGTGTACTTGAGCAGGACCCGTTGCCTGGTATTTATGTTTATTACCAATATTTTAAACTATCGGGTAGCGACAAAGAATATTGCCGCAAAGGTTTTATCTGTCATATAAAGGCGTATGACTGGAACGAGCTCGTTTTGCTTCGTCATGAAAATACTATTCCGAGTGCCGTAAACGATCGTATTGATCTGCTGGCAAAAACGGAGTTAAACAGCAGTGCCACCCATGGCTTGTATACCGATCCTGAATTTATATTGGAGAAGTATATGGATGAAAGTATAAAGTCGCCAATCTACGAAACAGAAGATTACCAGGGGGTGCGCGATGTGCTGGCTATCATACACGACCACGATGTGATACAGCTTTTTATGGATGTGCTCAGCGAGAAGCAGGTGTTACTGGCAGACGGACACCACCGTTACGAAGGTTCGCTGGAATACCGAAAACGTATGATGGCTCAGAACCCAGCACATACCGGCTACGAAGCTTACAACTATCACCTGATGTACCTGACCAATACCGAAGCGGATGATTTACGCATTTTACCTACGCATCGGGTGCTGGAACATATACACATGTCGGATGAAGAGTTCCTGGACCGATTAAGTGAATATTTTATAGTTACTCCAAAAGAAGATCCCTTTGAGTTGAATGAAGTAATTGTTGGAAAGAAGTGGGCTTTTGGTTTATACTTGTCAGGCAATGCTTTTAAAATTCGACTGAAGCCTGAAGTGCATGAATTGATTAACTGGAATTTCCCGGCAGAAGTTAAAGACCTGGACCTGACAGTAATGCATTACTTTATTTTTGAGCGGATACTTGGTGTTTACAGGGAGGAGCAGCGGAACATGCAGGGCCTTAGTTACGAGCGTAACTTTACAGCTTGCATCAGCAAAGTAGATAGTGGTGCGGCACGTCTTGCGCTGATCACAAACGATGTATCGATGGAGCAGGTAAAACGCGTATGCTATAGTGGCGCCATCATGCCTCAGAAATCAACGTTCTTCTATCCAAAGGTTATCTGCGGATTTTTATTTAGCTCGATTAAAGAAGATGAATTTATTACGGCCCCTGCTGCTTGCCTCTAA
- a CDS encoding Maf family nucleotide pyrophosphatase: MNLLRPLLLASNSPRRKELLAGLGLTFDVKVKEVEEDFPDHLLREDIATYLASHKADQYVEDIQNHILITADTIVCLGDKVLNKPADYTEAFSMLRSLSGTCHEVITGVCILTKENKTVFSDTTKVYFKTLTDQEIDYYITNYKPFDKAGAYGIQEWIGMIGIERIEGSYFNVVGLPVQELYQRLVELGYLIVD, translated from the coding sequence ATGAATTTATTACGGCCCCTGCTGCTTGCCTCTAACTCTCCACGACGCAAAGAACTGCTTGCCGGATTAGGTCTTACGTTTGATGTGAAAGTAAAGGAAGTTGAAGAAGATTTCCCGGACCACCTGCTGCGTGAAGATATTGCTACTTATTTGGCCTCTCATAAAGCAGATCAATATGTTGAGGATATACAGAACCACATTCTGATAACAGCTGATACTATTGTTTGCTTAGGCGATAAAGTGCTGAACAAACCTGCTGATTATACTGAAGCTTTTTCTATGCTTCGCTCCCTTTCCGGTACTTGCCACGAGGTAATTACCGGCGTTTGTATTCTTACAAAAGAGAATAAAACGGTGTTCAGCGATACGACCAAAGTATACTTTAAAACCCTCACCGACCAAGAGATCGATTACTACATCACCAACTACAAACCTTTTGATAAAGCTGGCGCTTACGGTATTCAGGAGTGGATAGGTATGATAGGTATAGAACGCATAGAAGGTTCTTATTTTAATGTGGTTGGCTTACCGGTGCAGGAGCTTTACCAACGACTTGTAGAACTTGGCTATCTAATTGTTGATTGA
- a CDS encoding class I SAM-dependent rRNA methyltransferase, which translates to MSFIKLYLAPGKENSLKRLHPWVFSGAIRKADGEPEEGEIVEVYSSKREFLGMGHYALGSIAVRIFSFEQVEPDYTFWKGKVQQAYDYRNRLGLIDNPDTDVYRLIYAEGDGVPGLIVDMYKDTAVVQTHSLGMYNVREFVTKALQEIYGSKLRAVYDKSAESLPQKSVTNAVNGYLFGESEGGVVVTENGNKFFIDWESGQKTGFFIDQRENRDLLARYVKDKSVLNTFCYTGGFSVYALNAGAKEVHSVDVSKKAIELTIKNGDMSQAPERHEAYAVDTFEFLKGKEDLYDVIVLDPPAFAKSQKVRHNALMGYKRLNAEAMKKIKPGGILFTFSCSQVVDKYLFDSTVMAAAIEAGRNIKVMHHLSQPADHPISIFHPEGEYLKGLVLFVE; encoded by the coding sequence ATGTCTTTTATAAAATTATACTTAGCCCCAGGCAAAGAAAATTCTCTTAAGCGTTTACATCCCTGGGTATTTTCAGGTGCAATTCGCAAAGCAGACGGCGAGCCCGAAGAAGGTGAAATAGTGGAAGTATATTCCAGCAAGCGCGAGTTCTTAGGCATGGGCCATTATGCCCTTGGGTCTATTGCTGTGCGTATCTTTTCTTTTGAGCAGGTTGAGCCGGATTATACTTTCTGGAAAGGCAAAGTGCAGCAGGCTTATGATTACCGCAACCGTCTTGGCCTGATCGATAATCCTGATACAGATGTATACCGACTGATATACGCTGAAGGCGATGGCGTACCGGGGCTTATAGTTGATATGTACAAAGATACGGCTGTAGTGCAGACGCACTCACTGGGTATGTACAATGTGCGTGAGTTTGTTACCAAAGCACTACAGGAAATCTATGGTTCAAAGCTGCGTGCCGTGTATGATAAAAGTGCAGAATCGTTGCCACAAAAGTCGGTTACCAATGCAGTTAATGGTTACCTTTTCGGTGAATCAGAAGGCGGTGTAGTAGTTACGGAGAACGGCAACAAGTTCTTTATTGACTGGGAAAGCGGGCAAAAAACCGGTTTCTTTATTGACCAGCGTGAAAACCGTGATCTGCTGGCTCGCTATGTAAAAGACAAGTCTGTGTTGAACACGTTCTGCTATACTGGTGGCTTTTCCGTTTATGCTTTAAATGCTGGGGCTAAAGAAGTACATTCTGTAGATGTTTCTAAAAAAGCAATTGAGCTGACAATTAAGAACGGAGACATGAGCCAGGCACCAGAACGCCATGAAGCTTATGCTGTAGATACGTTTGAATTCCTGAAAGGCAAGGAAGACCTATATGATGTGATCGTACTGGATCCCCCTGCTTTTGCCAAAAGCCAGAAAGTTCGCCACAATGCCTTGATGGGTTACAAACGCCTGAACGCCGAAGCAATGAAAAAGATAAAGCCGGGCGGTATTCTTTTCACGTTCTCCTGCTCGCAGGTGGTAGATAAATACCTTTTCGACAGCACCGTAATGGCAGCTGCTATTGAAGCTGGCCGTAACATAAAAGTGATGCACCACCTCTCCCAGCCTGCCGATCACCCGATCAGTATTTTTCACCCGGAAGGTGAGTATTTAAAGGGTTTAGTGCTGTTTGTAGAATAA
- a CDS encoding methyltransferase RsmF C-terminal domain-like protein translates to MAQLPETFEKRMQRLLGADFPEFQQALQQTPPVSIRLNKQKYTSAVNLSRVPWSETGYYFSERPSFTLDPLLHAGAYYVQEASSMFLEQALKQTTDLSQSLHVLDLCGAPGGKSTHLASLISKDSLLVSNEVIKSRATILAENIAKWGSGNVLVTSNDPRDFGRLPEFFDVMVIDAPCSGEGMFRKDPQAVEEWSEDNVILCARRQQRILTDVWGALKPGGILIYSTCTWNEAENEENMAWLATQQNAESIKIDLDASWGIVRSELKGVEGYRFYPHAVQGEGFFLAVMRKRGEPEERYTSGKKKKYKLTEAGKKEKALVQDWLVTSKDFAWVQHNEMIFTLPENLFEAADEVYQKLYVIYGGTQIAEVAGKKVKPLQPLALSQHLNKNEFGTFDLNLEQAIRYLRKEDINLGTNGTDWVLLQYNGYPLGWAKQIGNRINNYYPKEWRIRMDLPAELPEKSVLE, encoded by the coding sequence ATGGCACAACTCCCGGAAACTTTTGAAAAACGCATGCAGCGGCTATTAGGCGCTGACTTTCCTGAATTTCAGCAGGCACTGCAGCAAACGCCGCCAGTCAGTATCCGGTTAAATAAACAGAAATATACTTCTGCTGTAAATCTTTCCCGGGTACCTTGGTCCGAAACCGGTTATTACTTTTCTGAACGGCCTTCTTTTACCTTAGACCCACTGTTGCATGCCGGAGCTTATTATGTGCAGGAGGCCAGCTCAATGTTCCTGGAGCAGGCACTGAAACAAACTACAGACCTGTCTCAATCGCTTCATGTACTGGATTTGTGTGGTGCCCCTGGCGGAAAATCAACACACCTGGCCAGCCTGATCTCTAAAGACAGTTTGCTTGTGTCCAATGAAGTGATAAAAAGCCGCGCCACTATACTTGCCGAAAACATTGCCAAGTGGGGTTCCGGTAATGTGCTTGTAACCAGCAACGACCCTCGGGACTTTGGTAGATTGCCGGAATTTTTTGATGTGATGGTAATTGATGCTCCGTGCAGCGGAGAAGGAATGTTCCGGAAAGATCCGCAGGCAGTGGAAGAGTGGTCGGAAGATAATGTTATACTTTGTGCCCGGCGCCAACAACGTATTTTAACTGATGTTTGGGGAGCATTGAAGCCTGGTGGAATTCTGATTTACAGTACCTGTACCTGGAACGAAGCCGAGAATGAAGAAAACATGGCCTGGCTGGCAACGCAGCAAAATGCTGAAAGTATAAAGATTGATCTTGATGCCAGTTGGGGGATTGTGCGGTCTGAATTAAAAGGTGTAGAAGGCTACCGTTTTTACCCGCATGCCGTGCAGGGCGAAGGCTTTTTTCTGGCCGTGATGCGTAAGCGCGGTGAACCGGAGGAGCGTTATACTTCCGGTAAAAAGAAGAAGTATAAACTAACAGAAGCAGGCAAAAAAGAAAAGGCTTTGGTGCAGGATTGGCTTGTAACTTCCAAAGACTTTGCGTGGGTGCAGCACAACGAGATGATCTTTACTTTGCCTGAAAACCTGTTCGAAGCTGCCGACGAAGTATACCAGAAATTATACGTGATATATGGTGGCACACAGATAGCAGAAGTAGCCGGTAAGAAAGTTAAACCCCTCCAGCCGCTCGCCTTATCGCAGCACCTTAACAAAAACGAATTTGGTACTTTTGATTTGAATCTGGAGCAGGCTATCCGATACTTAAGAAAAGAAGATATCAACTTAGGTACAAACGGTACAGACTGGGTACTGCTGCAGTATAATGGCTACCCGCTAGGTTGGGCTAAGCAAATTGGTAACCGCATTAATAACTACTACCCAAAAGAATGGCGCATCAGGATGGATCTACCAGCTGAGCTACCGGAAAAATCAGTATTGGAGTAA
- a CDS encoding (deoxy)nucleoside triphosphate pyrophosphohydrolase — protein sequence MLQVVCAIIEQDNKVLITQRSSQMAQPLLWEFPGGKIDAGESETGALVREIQEELNLLILPQQRLTPVTHTYGFKTIELIPYTCALQSGEIILAEHMAYSWVSIDALLDYTWCPADIPIVEEYIRLKQEL from the coding sequence ATGTTACAGGTTGTTTGCGCCATCATAGAACAAGACAACAAAGTGCTGATAACACAGCGCAGCAGTCAGATGGCTCAGCCACTGTTGTGGGAGTTTCCGGGAGGTAAAATAGATGCCGGTGAGTCAGAAACCGGTGCTTTGGTACGGGAGATACAGGAAGAGCTGAACCTGCTTATACTTCCGCAACAACGCCTGACGCCGGTAACTCATACCTATGGCTTTAAAACTATAGAACTGATACCGTATACCTGCGCGCTACAATCCGGAGAAATTATACTTGCCGAGCATATGGCTTATAGTTGGGTAAGTATAGATGCACTGCTAGATTATACCTGGTGCCCCGCCGACATACCTATAGTTGAAGAATATATTCGGCTGAAGCAGGAACTATAG
- a CDS encoding VOC family protein produces MEEKINQNQGTASTNDTTPKVTGIGGIFFFSDNPQETKEWYAQNLGLEVNEWGATFESRNTDSPDEINYLQWSPFKKGSEYFAPSKKEFMINYRVQNIEGLVEKLKENGVTILDSISTFDYGKFIHIMDTEGNKIELWEPIDSKLN; encoded by the coding sequence ATGGAAGAGAAGATAAATCAGAACCAAGGCACAGCTTCAACTAACGACACAACCCCTAAGGTAACCGGAATTGGAGGGATTTTCTTTTTCTCTGACAATCCGCAGGAAACAAAAGAATGGTATGCCCAAAATTTAGGTCTTGAGGTAAATGAATGGGGAGCAACTTTTGAATCACGCAACACTGACAGTCCTGACGAGATAAATTATCTACAATGGAGTCCTTTCAAAAAAGGAAGTGAATATTTTGCGCCTTCAAAAAAGGAATTCATGATTAACTACCGTGTTCAGAATATTGAAGGCCTTGTAGAGAAACTCAAAGAAAACGGAGTAACTATACTTGACAGTATTTCGACCTTCGACTATGGAAAATTTATCCATATTATGGACACTGAAGGTAACAAGATTGAACTATGGGAGCCCATTGACAGTAAGCTGAACTAA
- a CDS encoding DUF2625 domain-containing protein, producing the protein MANAQSGSSRPLSELLDKEDSGWALVQDWLKEASNKVEVLPKQQQKAENALLQLQVTTRSPMGAIVYESGGILVDDGWIRILGSGSEKLDRSIMEWNRGKSFTNDREQPSFLLIADDVLGGFFAINAGAFRQEEIGKVFYFSPDNLEWESLGIGYSDFLSFCFAGDINEFYKGLRWENWREEVKKVDGKKGIHCFPFLWTAEGKDLNKVSRRAVPMQELWNLYMEQK; encoded by the coding sequence ATGGCTAATGCACAGAGCGGTAGTTCTCGCCCTTTATCAGAACTTCTAGACAAAGAAGACTCAGGATGGGCTTTAGTGCAGGACTGGTTAAAAGAAGCGAGTAACAAAGTAGAAGTTCTGCCTAAACAACAGCAGAAGGCGGAGAACGCTCTGTTACAGTTGCAGGTTACTACCCGCTCACCGATGGGAGCAATCGTTTATGAATCTGGCGGAATACTGGTTGATGATGGTTGGATACGCATCTTAGGCTCAGGTTCTGAGAAGCTTGACAGGAGCATCATGGAGTGGAACAGGGGGAAGTCTTTTACAAATGATAGAGAACAGCCCTCTTTTCTTTTGATAGCTGATGATGTGCTTGGTGGTTTCTTCGCCATCAACGCGGGAGCATTCAGGCAGGAAGAGATAGGTAAGGTATTCTACTTTTCGCCTGACAATCTGGAGTGGGAGTCATTAGGAATAGGTTACTCTGATTTTTTATCTTTTTGTTTTGCAGGTGACATCAACGAATTTTATAAAGGGCTCAGGTGGGAAAACTGGAGAGAAGAAGTAAAAAAAGTTGATGGTAAGAAAGGCATCCATTGTTTCCCTTTTCTCTGGACAGCAGAAGGTAAGGATTTGAATAAGGTAAGTAGAAGAGCTGTGCCTATGCAAGAGCTTTGGAATCTATACATGGAACAGAAGTAA
- a CDS encoding NAD(P)H-dependent glycerol-3-phosphate dehydrogenase, protein MEKIAVIGGGSWATALVKILSENKSQVHWWMRNKNDVQHLINYKHNPRYLSGVSFDLNYVKPNADIQAVVAAADWVILAVPAAFVEEAIADLPEDALQNKVVVSAIKGMIPDENILITDYVEQHFNVPNSHQLVIAGPCHAEEVALEKQSYLTIGSHDIKTAEHFCELLRNRYVKANPLDDLDGIEYCAVMKNIIALACGIARGLNYGDNFQAVLVSNAMFEIERFLDTMMPQHRSLSGSAYLGDLLVTAYSQFSRNRTFGNMIGRGYSVKSAQVEMNMVAEGYYAVKSIYELNKKLNVDMPITNAVYLILYERISPGVEFEILKDKLK, encoded by the coding sequence TTGGAAAAAATAGCCGTTATAGGTGGAGGCAGTTGGGCAACGGCCCTTGTCAAGATCTTATCTGAAAATAAATCACAGGTACATTGGTGGATGCGCAATAAAAACGATGTGCAGCACCTGATCAACTATAAGCATAACCCGCGCTACTTAAGCGGGGTATCTTTCGATCTTAATTATGTAAAGCCAAATGCAGACATACAGGCTGTAGTGGCCGCAGCAGACTGGGTTATACTTGCTGTTCCGGCAGCTTTTGTAGAGGAAGCAATTGCCGATCTTCCGGAAGATGCTTTACAGAACAAAGTGGTTGTTTCTGCTATAAAAGGGATGATTCCGGATGAAAACATTCTTATTACAGATTATGTAGAACAGCATTTTAATGTTCCGAACAGCCACCAGTTGGTAATTGCCGGCCCGTGCCACGCCGAAGAAGTTGCCCTGGAAAAACAATCATACCTTACCATCGGCTCGCATGATATAAAAACTGCTGAGCATTTCTGTGAGCTGCTCCGAAACCGCTATGTAAAAGCCAACCCGCTGGATGACCTGGATGGTATTGAGTATTGCGCTGTAATGAAAAACATTATTGCACTGGCCTGTGGTATTGCGCGTGGCCTTAACTATGGCGATAATTTCCAGGCGGTGCTTGTATCAAATGCCATGTTTGAGATCGAGCGTTTCCTGGATACCATGATGCCTCAGCACCGATCATTAAGCGGCTCCGCATACTTAGGCGACTTATTGGTAACTGCATACTCACAATTCAGCAGGAACCGCACCTTTGGTAACATGATCGGCCGTGGCTATTCTGTAAAATCGGCACAGGTAGAAATGAACATGGTAGCTGAAGGTTACTATGCCGTGAAAAGCATTTACGAGCTTAACAAAAAGCTTAACGTAGATATGCCGATCACTAATGCTGTGTACCTTATACTTTATGAGCGCATCTCGCCAGGAGTCGAGTTTGAAATTCTGAAAGATAAGCTGAAGTAA